Proteins encoded within one genomic window of Mesobacillus subterraneus:
- a CDS encoding DNA topoisomerase III has translation MKSLILAEKPSVARELARVLGCNKTHKSYFEGNQYIVTWALDHLIELKMPENYDPKYKVWKLEELPIIPDKMGLKVIKQTSHQFKAIEHLAERKDIAEFIIATDAGREGEFVARWILERINWKKPIKRLWISSQTDRAIKDGFKNLKPGKQFEDLYESAVCRAEADWLIGLNVSRALTTKFKDPLSAGRVQTPTLAMVLEREDEINKFVPKEYWTIQAKVGSLNAEWEHKGEKRIFSQEKAEQIQKKLSNKKAELKSLDRKQKSEPQPLPYDLTELQRDANKRFGFSAKKTSNVLQGLYEQHKLVTYPRTDSRYLTTDMEATMADRLQGIMSGYREEAKPALAQKGKVQGARVFNNEKVTDHHAIIPTEERLHLADLSPDERKLYDLIVRRFLALFYHAYQYEVIHANFDVEGESLSARETNILELGFKKVLGKDEDDAVKQSLGHLEKGKSYSVDQISMNKKMTEPPLRLSESDILAKMEKFGLGTPATRAEIIERIISSEVVERQNGRLYSTKKGKQLVDLVNDELTSPELTAKWEKELEEIARGKGDPKAFKKRIREQTARLVSEIKTSDKTYRAHNLTGSKCPECGEFMKERKTKDGRILVCSSPECNFRKHKDPKLSQRRCPQCHKRMEIHNGKAGAYFQCRRCNVVEKAEDKKKGVSKREERKLKEKYSPSQENFGTSLGDLLKAAMEDKD, from the coding sequence ATGAAATCATTAATACTTGCAGAAAAACCAAGTGTTGCCCGCGAGCTTGCACGCGTACTTGGATGCAATAAAACTCATAAAAGCTATTTTGAAGGAAATCAATATATCGTCACTTGGGCACTCGACCACTTGATTGAATTGAAGATGCCGGAGAATTATGATCCAAAATATAAGGTGTGGAAGCTTGAGGAGCTGCCAATCATCCCGGATAAAATGGGTCTGAAGGTCATCAAGCAGACGAGCCATCAGTTCAAGGCAATTGAGCATCTTGCTGAACGCAAGGACATCGCAGAATTCATTATTGCGACAGATGCCGGGCGTGAGGGTGAGTTTGTCGCTAGATGGATCCTCGAGCGCATCAACTGGAAAAAACCAATCAAGCGACTTTGGATTTCCTCTCAAACCGACCGCGCAATCAAGGACGGATTTAAAAATCTCAAACCTGGCAAGCAGTTTGAAGACCTGTATGAATCCGCTGTCTGTCGCGCAGAGGCTGACTGGCTGATTGGATTGAATGTTTCGAGGGCATTGACAACGAAATTCAAGGATCCTTTATCTGCCGGTCGTGTCCAAACACCGACACTCGCGATGGTCCTGGAACGTGAAGATGAAATCAATAAATTCGTGCCGAAGGAGTACTGGACAATCCAGGCAAAGGTCGGATCTTTGAATGCTGAATGGGAACATAAAGGAGAAAAACGTATTTTTTCACAAGAAAAAGCAGAGCAGATTCAAAAAAAGCTTTCCAACAAAAAAGCTGAGCTCAAGTCGCTCGACCGCAAGCAAAAGTCAGAACCGCAGCCGCTTCCTTATGATCTGACAGAACTGCAGCGCGACGCCAATAAACGCTTTGGCTTCTCTGCCAAGAAAACATCTAATGTCCTGCAGGGATTGTATGAGCAGCATAAGCTCGTTACCTATCCGCGAACAGATTCCCGTTATTTGACGACCGATATGGAAGCGACAATGGCAGACCGCCTTCAGGGAATCATGTCTGGTTACCGTGAGGAAGCAAAGCCAGCACTAGCTCAAAAAGGCAAAGTCCAGGGAGCTCGTGTGTTCAATAATGAAAAAGTTACCGACCACCATGCGATCATCCCAACAGAGGAGCGGCTTCACCTTGCCGACTTGTCACCGGATGAACGGAAGCTGTACGATTTGATCGTCCGCCGATTCCTGGCTTTATTTTACCATGCTTATCAATATGAAGTGATCCATGCTAACTTCGATGTCGAAGGAGAATCGCTGTCAGCACGGGAAACGAATATTCTTGAGCTCGGTTTTAAAAAGGTGCTTGGAAAAGATGAAGACGATGCAGTCAAGCAATCTCTGGGCCACCTTGAAAAAGGTAAAAGCTATTCGGTCGACCAGATTTCTATGAATAAAAAAATGACCGAGCCGCCTTTACGCCTGTCTGAATCGGATATCCTTGCAAAAATGGAGAAGTTTGGCCTCGGTACTCCGGCAACGCGGGCGGAAATCATTGAGCGGATCATATCATCAGAGGTAGTGGAACGACAGAATGGACGGCTGTACTCGACGAAAAAGGGTAAGCAGCTCGTCGACCTCGTGAATGATGAATTGACTTCCCCAGAACTGACGGCAAAATGGGAAAAAGAACTAGAAGAGATCGCCCGCGGCAAGGGGGATCCGAAGGCTTTCAAGAAACGGATCCGTGAACAGACGGCCCGCCTTGTATCTGAAATCAAGACGAGCGACAAAACATATCGCGCCCATAACCTCACAGGCTCAAAATGCCCTGAGTGCGGTGAGTTCATGAAGGAACGCAAGACAAAGGATGGACGCATCCTCGTCTGCTCAAGCCCAGAATGCAATTTCCGCAAGCATAAGGACCCAAAGCTTTCGCAAAGACGCTGCCCTCAGTGTCATAAAAGGATGGAAATCCACAATGGAAAGGCAGGCGCCTACTTCCAGTGCAGACGCTGCAATGTCGTCGAAAAGGCCGAGGATAAGAAAAAAGGCGTATCCAAACGCGAAGAGCGCAAGCTGAAGGAAAAATACTCGCCATCCCAGGAAAACTTCGGCACCAGTCTCGGAGACTTGTTGAAAGCTGCGATGGAGGATAAGGATTAA
- a CDS encoding GNAT family N-acetyltransferase, translated as MVCAEVLDLQRKSYRIEADLIGTDVIPPLKETFEQLQGCGETFIGCYIDGKLAGAVSYINEGKLLDIYRMMVHPEFFRRGIAQKLITQLEQMGYSEMIVSTGAGNTPAVKLYEKLGFERQDDSVVGNGLVIANFKKRQVSC; from the coding sequence ATGGTGTGTGCTGAAGTGCTTGATCTTCAGAGGAAATCTTACAGGATAGAAGCGGACCTGATCGGCACAGATGTCATTCCCCCGTTAAAAGAAACCTTCGAACAGCTACAAGGATGTGGTGAGACCTTCATTGGCTGCTATATCGACGGCAAGCTGGCAGGAGCTGTCTCATATATCAATGAAGGAAAGTTACTGGATATTTACCGCATGATGGTTCACCCTGAATTTTTCCGCAGAGGAATTGCTCAAAAGCTCATCACTCAATTAGAACAGATGGGGTACTCAGAAATGATTGTCTCCACCGGGGCAGGAAACACTCCAGCTGTGAAACTTTACGAAAAGCTTGGATTCGAGCGGCAGGATGATTCAGTCGTTGGTAACGGACTTGTCATCGCCAATTTTAAAAAACGGCAGGTTTCTTGTTGA
- a CDS encoding MDR family MFS transporter produces MRIRDWDRNLKIRLFGEALMNITFWMFFPFLTIYFAESFGKGNAGFLLVLSQVFSVFANLMGGYTADRFGRKRMMVISAFGQGIAFLVFAYAVSPWFTSPMLGFICFTLVGMFGSIYWPASQAMVADVVPEKDRSSVFAIFYTQINIAVVVGPILGAIFYVKYRFELMIAVAVISILLALVLAKWTRETLPASARQVRAENGKWYDFLKDQISDYKVIVQDKIFLLFIIAGILAAQTFMQLDLLFPVYTKDTVYNQTVLELGSKVFTVNGEQAFGLILSENGLLVALFTVVVTRWVTRFRERNVFVLSSLIYAVAILMFGATNWIWGLIAAMAVFTLAELMTAGLQQTFISNLAPEQMRCQYFAAASLRYTIGRTIAPISIPLTVWIGYGWTFTILSILAVLSAVLFWVMFKMYENKKAAGI; encoded by the coding sequence ATGAGAATAAGGGATTGGGATCGCAACTTGAAGATTCGCCTGTTCGGCGAGGCTTTAATGAATATAACATTTTGGATGTTTTTTCCGTTTTTGACGATATATTTTGCTGAAAGTTTCGGTAAGGGCAACGCTGGTTTCCTGCTCGTCTTATCACAGGTCTTTTCGGTATTCGCCAATTTGATGGGCGGATATACCGCCGACCGGTTCGGGCGTAAGCGGATGATGGTTATCTCAGCTTTTGGCCAGGGAATTGCCTTCCTTGTTTTTGCCTACGCGGTTTCACCATGGTTCACCTCACCGATGCTCGGCTTCATCTGCTTTACGCTCGTCGGGATGTTCGGCTCCATTTACTGGCCAGCCAGCCAGGCAATGGTTGCGGACGTGGTCCCGGAAAAAGACCGCAGCAGCGTATTCGCGATTTTTTATACACAGATCAATATCGCCGTCGTCGTCGGCCCAATTCTCGGAGCCATTTTTTATGTGAAATACCGGTTTGAATTGATGATTGCTGTAGCAGTCATTTCCATCCTGCTTGCGCTTGTCCTTGCAAAATGGACGCGTGAAACGTTACCTGCTTCAGCCAGGCAGGTTCGGGCGGAAAATGGGAAATGGTATGACTTCCTGAAGGATCAAATTTCTGATTACAAGGTCATCGTCCAGGATAAGATTTTCCTCCTCTTCATCATAGCAGGGATTTTAGCGGCCCAAACGTTCATGCAACTAGATCTGTTATTCCCTGTTTACACAAAGGATACAGTGTATAATCAAACCGTGCTTGAACTCGGCAGCAAGGTATTCACCGTAAATGGTGAGCAGGCTTTTGGCTTGATTCTATCTGAAAATGGTTTGCTTGTTGCCCTCTTTACTGTCGTTGTAACACGATGGGTGACTCGTTTCCGCGAACGGAATGTGTTTGTTCTGTCCTCGCTAATTTATGCAGTGGCGATTTTAATGTTTGGTGCGACAAATTGGATTTGGGGACTGATTGCAGCGATGGCGGTATTCACATTAGCTGAACTGATGACTGCAGGCTTGCAGCAAACCTTCATTTCCAACCTGGCACCTGAACAAATGCGCTGCCAATATTTCGCGGCCGCTTCATTGCGATATACAATTGGCAGGACGATTGCACCAATCAGCATCCCTCTGACTGTCTGGATCGGGTACGGCTGGACGTTCACCATCCTCAGCATCCTCGCCGTTTTAAGCGCGGTGCTGTTCTGGGTTATGTTCAAGATGTATGAGAATAAGAAGGCAGCAGGGATTTAA
- a CDS encoding YbjQ family protein codes for MLNKQTSIRRLLFIMSGEAIMGANVVRDFLASVTDVIGGRSSAYENKLAEGREIAIREMEDKARRMGANAVIGVDLDFETLREGMMMCIATGTAVYVKE; via the coding sequence GTGCTAAATAAGCAGACGTCAATTAGACGCCTGCTTTTCATTATGTCCGGGGAAGCCATTATGGGTGCAAATGTGGTTCGTGACTTTCTCGCAAGTGTCACCGATGTGATTGGCGGCAGAAGTTCTGCCTATGAGAACAAACTTGCCGAAGGTCGTGAAATTGCGATTCGCGAAATGGAAGATAAGGCACGCCGCATGGGGGCTAATGCCGTGATCGGTGTCGACCTTGATTTCGAAACCTTAAGGGAAGGCATGATGATGTGCATCGCAACGGGCACAGCGGTTTATGTAAAAGAATAA
- a CDS encoding recombinase family protein, giving the protein MMSDLETGMFDVVLVYRLDRLTRSVLDLYKLLAQFDQFDVKFKSATEIYDTTTATGRLFITLVAALAQWERENLAERVKMGMLKKANLGEWLGGTTPFGYEQENGKFLIIDDEAKIVKMIFQMARTKGMDSIARQLNQMGYRTRKGSEWAGYTVQYIAKNPIYIGKFRFNDERHQLRKPLSEQQLFDTDIENIINEKEFWDLQAILEKRSENKGRGMTGGYYFTSLLRCGKCGSPMQGTVYKFKNPVRSVKYYRCSHKTKGRTCPMPNIQEDRLSDEFLRNFPKLVTGWIKTNSIKESSSEEANADFSKELKNVQRQMEKYKMMFINDLIDIEELNGKMHLLRDREKALKESMNSESASSKESWSVDELESLIEKFPQIWAMSTDEERKVLLSEIFTEIIIDADEKAKVSPGNPKPFWIESAK; this is encoded by the coding sequence ATGATGTCAGATTTAGAAACAGGGATGTTTGATGTGGTACTGGTCTATCGCCTGGATCGCCTTACAAGATCTGTACTTGATTTGTACAAGTTACTTGCTCAATTCGACCAATTTGATGTTAAGTTTAAGTCTGCGACAGAGATTTATGACACTACAACAGCGACTGGCCGTCTCTTTATCACCCTGGTTGCTGCATTAGCACAATGGGAGAGGGAAAATCTAGCCGAACGAGTCAAAATGGGGATGCTCAAAAAAGCCAATTTGGGTGAATGGTTAGGTGGAACAACTCCTTTTGGATACGAGCAAGAAAACGGTAAATTCTTGATTATTGACGATGAAGCTAAAATAGTAAAAATGATTTTCCAAATGGCTAGAACTAAAGGTATGGACTCTATTGCAAGACAGTTGAACCAAATGGGATATAGGACCCGTAAAGGGTCTGAATGGGCTGGATATACCGTACAATACATTGCTAAAAATCCTATATATATTGGGAAGTTTCGCTTTAATGATGAAAGACACCAGCTGAGGAAGCCTTTATCGGAGCAACAATTATTCGATACGGATATAGAAAATATTATAAATGAGAAAGAATTCTGGGATTTGCAGGCTATATTAGAAAAAAGAAGTGAAAATAAAGGTCGTGGAATGACAGGAGGCTATTATTTCACTTCACTCTTACGTTGTGGAAAATGTGGATCTCCTATGCAAGGAACGGTCTATAAGTTTAAAAACCCCGTAAGATCAGTAAAATACTATCGATGCAGTCATAAAACAAAAGGGCGTACATGCCCAATGCCTAATATTCAAGAAGATCGTTTATCTGATGAGTTCCTAAGGAACTTCCCTAAACTGGTTACAGGATGGATTAAGACTAATTCCATAAAGGAAAGTTCTTCAGAAGAAGCAAATGCTGATTTTTCTAAGGAACTTAAAAATGTGCAACGCCAGATGGAAAAGTATAAGATGATGTTTATCAATGATTTAATTGATATTGAAGAACTAAATGGGAAAATGCACTTGCTAAGAGATCGAGAAAAAGCATTAAAAGAATCAATGAATAGTGAGTCAGCATCTTCCAAGGAATCTTGGAGTGTAGATGAACTCGAATCCCTAATCGAAAAATTCCCACAAATTTGGGCAATGTCAACAGATGAAGAACGTAAAGTTTTGCTTTCAGAAATTTTCACTGAAATAATTATTGATGCAGATGAAAAAGCAAAAGTAAGCCCTGGTAACCCCAAGCCATTCTGGATAGAAAGTGCTAAATAA